One genomic segment of Methanobacterium spitsbergense includes these proteins:
- a CDS encoding PRC-barrel domain-containing protein: MRIIEEIIGKEVLDSSAIVIGKVKDVEVDFETKTLEAFILGKGGISEGLGISKGETIVPYDMVKKIGDKILLKDTIKEGEGTEQ; the protein is encoded by the coding sequence ATGAGGATAATAGAAGAAATTATTGGAAAAGAAGTTCTTGATAGTTCTGCAATTGTAATTGGTAAGGTGAAGGATGTAGAGGTAGATTTTGAAACCAAAACATTAGAAGCATTCATACTTGGAAAGGGCGGAATTTCAGAGGGTCTTGGAATATCTAAGGGTGAAACAATAGTACCTTATGACATGGTAAAGAAGATTGGCGATAAAATACTATTAAAAGACACCATCAAAGAAGGGGAAGGAACTGAACAGTAA
- a CDS encoding DUF2117 family protein yields the protein MKIGVVVHGPQIVDTGFAKKILGLLENYGNVTARLGGTMGRTAVIDAEMEKVIDINQKLLPSQSIDKISENSDVVILINYGKSNITGHAFGYKVFRRCKGVPELIQIERPGEPDGTVIPWNENQIDLAEKLARKLDLKVLRPSTVIKKMENDTLYNTIENETTVYRKIAGVSKNENIFLNGIVVGKSTSSEVILVAERGILKNIIGGEIKDHGVEKLGIIDLNSAVVKTGLLRRSRIHPRILERKEYNKHNSKLNISYLSHAAEDIYQLKDSDLVVTVGDDTTLVAGDILYRFKVPIIGITDGDLDKVVEEGFKTVGSMIVELESGLDDIIGNKIFLELFNGKQTMEIENLENFKSKIIQIISNTTNRYNLKYN from the coding sequence ATTAAAATAGGTGTTGTTGTTCATGGACCTCAAATAGTTGACACTGGTTTTGCCAAGAAGATATTGGGACTTCTAGAAAATTATGGCAATGTAACAGCTAGGCTAGGGGGTACAATGGGTCGAACAGCCGTTATTGATGCGGAAATGGAAAAAGTAATAGATATCAACCAAAAGCTGCTTCCAAGCCAGTCAATTGACAAAATTTCAGAAAATTCAGATGTAGTTATTTTAATTAATTATGGTAAATCCAATATTACTGGACATGCATTTGGATACAAGGTTTTTAGAAGGTGCAAAGGTGTTCCAGAACTTATTCAAATTGAAAGGCCCGGAGAACCCGATGGAACAGTAATACCGTGGAATGAAAATCAGATTGATCTAGCAGAAAAATTAGCTAGAAAATTAGATCTAAAAGTTTTGAGACCTTCAACTGTAATTAAAAAAATGGAAAATGATACATTATACAATACAATAGAAAATGAAACAACTGTTTACAGAAAAATTGCAGGTGTATCAAAGAATGAAAACATTTTCCTAAATGGCATAGTAGTTGGGAAGTCAACTTCTTCAGAAGTCATACTTGTAGCAGAAAGAGGGATATTAAAAAATATTATTGGCGGAGAAATTAAGGATCATGGTGTTGAAAAACTTGGAATCATAGATCTAAACAGTGCAGTGGTTAAAACAGGATTGTTAAGAAGATCTCGAATCCATCCAAGGATATTAGAAAGAAAGGAATACAATAAACATAATTCCAAATTGAATATATCCTATTTAAGCCATGCTGCTGAGGACATTTACCAATTAAAAGATTCTGATCTTGTTGTAACTGTTGGAGATGACACAACACTGGTTGCAGGAGATATACTTTATAGATTCAAAGTACCGATAATAGGGATAACTGATGGAGATCTGGACAAAGTTGTAGAAGAAGGATTTAAAACAGTTGGATCGATGATAGTGGAGCTTGAAAGTGGTTTGGATGATATAATAGGCAATAAGATATTTTTAGAACTATTTAATGGTAAACAGACCATGGAAATCGAAAATTTAGAAAATTTTAAAAGTAAAATAATACAGATTATTAGCAACACCACCAACAGATATAATTTAAAATACAACTAG
- a CDS encoding symporter small accessory protein, producing MVLGISDPWISAAYIGCILVTLLCVVYGVINWNKGGDDENGQISEEIAWYDKEKDMEEKELGLWDEEG from the coding sequence GTGGTTTTAGGAATAAGCGATCCTTGGATTTCAGCTGCATATATTGGTTGTATCCTAGTAACGCTTTTATGTGTAGTTTATGGTGTTATAAACTGGAATAAGGGCGGAGATGATGAAAATGGGCAAATTTCGGAAGAAATAGCATGGTATGATAAAGAAAAGGATATGGAAGAAAAAGAACTCGGATTATGGGATGAAGAGGGTTAG
- a CDS encoding ribonuclease VapC has product MYHKVYVLDASAIIGGFSSKKYQNFITASVISEIKDLKSKLILESAIEQRSIRILEPELIDIKNVSKIIIKSGDVLRLSEADKNLIALAFRLKRESMNPVVVTDDYSMQNVLKIVEMPYRSVLTEGIKGIYGWVKVCKGCKKKYPPEYMYDECEICGTRIIKKRLKK; this is encoded by the coding sequence ATGTACCATAAAGTATATGTTCTTGATGCATCTGCAATTATAGGTGGTTTTTCCTCAAAAAAGTACCAGAATTTTATTACAGCATCAGTTATTTCAGAGATAAAAGATTTGAAATCTAAATTGATTCTAGAATCTGCAATTGAGCAAAGATCTATACGGATTTTGGAACCTGAATTAATAGATATTAAAAATGTTTCTAAGATTATAATAAAATCAGGGGATGTACTAAGACTTTCTGAAGCCGATAAAAATCTTATAGCACTTGCATTTAGACTTAAAAGAGAATCTATGAATCCTGTAGTTGTTACAGATGATTATTCGATGCAAAATGTTCTTAAAATAGTTGAAATGCCCTACAGGAGTGTTTTAACCGAGGGAATTAAGGGGATATATGGGTGGGTAAAAGTGTGCAAGGGATGTAAAAAAAAATACCCTCCAGAATATATGTATGATGAATGTGAAATATGTGGAACTCGTATTATAAAAAAAAGGTTAAAAAAGTAG
- a CDS encoding methanogenesis marker 3 protein produces MLVKVNGEEIELPDGSTIKDAVNASGAPYKEGCVLGVIKGQEEIERHVNKYRFKTTRGSIIIELLKDCPDILLDTWKHHYSELEKLRIRWTTSNEVAIGPITTNLTPSREEYEYQNWDVILSLSGFTAEATHIIFSKEKHKGVYGAPKENRGVFARVVGGKRTIMKLTDEDYIKSVTPVVERKSIVQSAAITKLETKITHGNEIFTYVLIEPTKKSPSSVEHFFALSEKGELHVDYESDSFIGFYGLQGLGKDAEYIDQRKRGTVTLRNKGKGIGRIYAYREDRVSTPNHTIVGKITKGIQLIDIANKDDKITIKTVPERVTTLSMTQKEAKEFLDSRGIEQIREGSDDDDAVIVEQQPQFTMEIIEKNQVKTVGVPEDKIVYIDITDKAPKSSWYFQKITGLLDSPVGSLDVMFAFPGMKVMMFKGNPMESKGLIPENPPKGCVKAGEIGITNMSRRQIGVVGVRFEDNDEFGPTGEPFLGTNIIGKIVKGIENLEKFKEGDTVYVARRKL; encoded by the coding sequence ATGCTTGTGAAGGTTAATGGGGAGGAAATCGAACTCCCAGATGGTTCTACAATAAAGGATGCGGTGAATGCTTCTGGCGCACCATATAAAGAGGGTTGTGTTTTAGGAGTAATCAAAGGCCAAGAAGAGATTGAAAGACATGTTAATAAGTATAGGTTTAAAACAACAAGGGGCAGCATAATAATCGAACTTTTAAAAGACTGTCCTGACATACTGCTTGATACATGGAAACATCATTACAGTGAATTAGAAAAGCTAAGGATACGATGGACAACTTCTAACGAAGTAGCAATAGGACCAATCACAACTAATCTCACACCATCAAGGGAAGAATACGAGTATCAGAATTGGGATGTAATATTAAGTCTTTCAGGATTTACAGCTGAAGCAACACATATAATATTCAGTAAGGAAAAACACAAAGGAGTTTACGGTGCTCCTAAAGAGAATAGAGGTGTTTTTGCAAGGGTTGTAGGTGGAAAAAGAACAATAATGAAACTTACAGATGAAGATTATATTAAAAGTGTTACACCAGTTGTTGAAAGAAAAAGTATTGTTCAAAGCGCTGCAATAACTAAACTTGAAACTAAAATTACTCATGGAAATGAAATATTTACCTATGTTCTGATTGAGCCAACAAAAAAATCTCCAAGTTCAGTTGAACACTTCTTTGCACTTTCAGAAAAGGGTGAACTCCATGTGGATTATGAATCTGATTCATTTATTGGATTTTATGGATTACAAGGACTTGGTAAGGATGCAGAATATATAGATCAAAGAAAAAGAGGAACCGTTACCTTAAGAAATAAAGGAAAAGGTATAGGTCGTATATATGCGTACAGAGAAGATAGGGTTTCAACACCAAACCATACGATTGTGGGTAAGATAACCAAGGGAATACAGCTCATAGATATTGCAAATAAAGATGATAAAATAACTATTAAAACGGTTCCAGAGAGGGTTACGACTCTTTCTATGACTCAAAAGGAAGCAAAAGAATTTTTAGACTCTCGGGGCATTGAACAGATAAGGGAAGGATCAGATGATGATGATGCAGTGATTGTTGAACAGCAACCACAATTTACAATGGAAATAATAGAGAAAAATCAGGTTAAAACAGTAGGTGTTCCTGAAGATAAGATAGTATATATTGATATTACCGATAAAGCACCTAAATCATCATGGTACTTCCAGAAAATCACAGGACTTCTAGATTCACCTGTTGGTTCATTGGATGTAATGTTTGCTTTTCCAGGAATGAAAGTAATGATGTTCAAGGGTAATCCAATGGAATCCAAAGGACTTATACCAGAAAACCCACCTAAAGGCTGTGTAAAAGCTGGGGAGATAGGAATAACTAATATGTCAAGAAGACAAATAGGTGTTGTTGGAGTGAGATTTGAAGACAACGATGAATTTGGACCCACAGGAGAACCATTTTTAGGAACCAATATAATTGGAAAAATTGTTAAGGGAATAGAGAATCTTGAAAAATTCAAGGAAGGAGACACAGTTTATGTCGCAAGAAGAAAGCTCTAA
- a CDS encoding bifunctional enoyl-CoA hydratase/phosphate acetyltransferase, which produces MITKFEEVFDKIKSHPKKQIAVAVAHDSTVLEAVTMAEELNITDYILVGDEQKILDISKNAGFEINENKIYNEPNNIKAVKKAVQLVKSNRADILMKGFVNTDDFLRGVLDRDNGLRTGKVMSHVYVLESSALKRLLFITDGSMNIYPDLETKCSIILNSIYLANIFEIEEPKVAITTAIELANPKMPSTIDAAVLAKMSQRGQFSGKIIDGPLALDNAISPWAAEHKGIGGPVAGKADIIVVPSIEAGNILCKAHVYLTGGNLAGVVIGAAAPIVLTSRADTSQSKLNSIATAVLTANMERTLSIKFGNVHY; this is translated from the coding sequence TTGATCACCAAGTTTGAAGAGGTCTTTGATAAAATAAAATCACATCCAAAAAAACAGATTGCTGTAGCGGTAGCACATGATTCAACGGTTCTTGAAGCAGTTACAATGGCAGAAGAGCTAAATATCACAGATTATATACTCGTAGGTGATGAACAAAAAATATTAGACATATCAAAGAATGCAGGATTTGAAATTAATGAAAATAAAATTTACAACGAACCTAATAATATAAAAGCTGTTAAAAAGGCTGTACAACTTGTTAAAAGTAATAGAGCAGATATATTGATGAAGGGTTTTGTGAATACAGACGATTTTTTGCGTGGAGTATTAGACAGGGATAATGGTTTAAGAACTGGTAAAGTAATGAGCCATGTGTATGTACTTGAAAGCTCAGCACTTAAGCGATTGCTCTTTATTACAGACGGTTCTATGAACATATATCCAGATCTAGAAACTAAATGTAGTATTATATTAAATTCAATATACCTTGCAAATATCTTTGAAATAGAAGAACCTAAAGTAGCCATTACTACTGCAATAGAACTTGCTAACCCTAAAATGCCATCTACAATTGATGCAGCAGTACTTGCTAAAATGAGCCAACGTGGACAGTTCAGTGGTAAAATTATAGACGGACCTCTTGCACTTGATAATGCAATCAGTCCATGGGCAGCCGAACATAAAGGAATAGGTGGGCCAGTAGCAGGCAAAGCAGACATTATAGTAGTTCCCTCAATTGAGGCAGGTAATATATTATGTAAAGCCCATGTTTACCTTACAGGCGGTAACCTTGCAGGTGTGGTTATAGGGGCTGCAGCTCCAATAGTATTAACTTCCCGTGCAGATACTTCGCAGTCTAAACTTAATTCTATTGCAACTGCGGTTTTGACAGCAAATATGGAGAGAACTCTCAGTATCAAATTTGGAAATGTACATTACTAA
- a CDS encoding MogA/MoaB family molybdenum cofactor biosynthesis protein, whose amino-acid sequence MKSKSMEEHKKNVPKSVKFGIITLSDSKHKDFLENKTTDISGNLIIDSLKKEHKLVFYSVIPDDSELLLLTVEDIIKERGVDVIITTGGTGIGVRDITIETLKPLLEKEITGFGEIFRYESYKELGTGAILSRATAGVYKDTLIISLPGSPNAVNTGLKIITPELKHLVKHVHEGL is encoded by the coding sequence ATGAAAAGTAAAAGCATGGAAGAACACAAGAAGAATGTGCCTAAATCAGTAAAATTTGGAATTATTACATTAAGTGACAGTAAACATAAAGATTTTTTAGAAAATAAAACCACAGACATATCTGGTAACTTAATAATAGATTCACTGAAAAAAGAACACAAATTAGTATTCTATTCAGTAATTCCTGATGATTCAGAACTACTACTTTTGACTGTTGAGGACATTATAAAAGAGCGCGGTGTAGATGTGATAATCACAACTGGTGGCACTGGTATTGGGGTTAGAGATATAACAATTGAGACTTTAAAACCACTTTTAGAAAAGGAAATCACTGGTTTTGGTGAAATATTCAGATATGAATCATACAAAGAACTGGGTACAGGAGCCATATTAAGCCGTGCAACTGCAGGTGTTTATAAAGATACACTAATTATTTCATTACCCGGGTCTCCAAATGCTGTAAATACTGGTTTAAAGATCATCACCCCCGAATTAAAACATCTTGTAAAACATGTGCATGAGGGATTATAG
- a CDS encoding RNA-binding domain-containing protein — MIENGESEKIEFKNSLSLSNALYTAISAFSNKNGGSIFVGINNNNQAVGISLGKNTLENLANNIQRNTDPSIFPTIKVVQEKGKNIIIIKIEENEEKPVFFRDKSFIRVGKTNQRLSSSEIRRMVPDGHSGVYWDEKICENALIEDIDIEKLKWFLKESNNERNRDLDPELPIKEVLNKLDLIKDNKLTNAAILLFGKDPQRFFRQAEVQCARFKGTNPIDFADRKVFSGNIIDQRDKATDFVKDHIKLETTIIGTERIDKWEYPIEAIREAITNCICHRDYKLNSNIQVRIFNDRIGIWGCGPLPDHLTIKEIEKPHNSHPRNPLIAKRFFDIKFIEHWGTGIERIIQSCLDAGLPKPLFEIKSGDFVVTLKKYKITDEILKELNRRQKKAIDYLLEKGSITNKEYRTINPEISRRTALNDLRKMVDKKLISLEGSGSSSYYILVY; from the coding sequence ATCATTGAAAATGGAGAATCTGAAAAAATAGAGTTTAAAAACTCTTTATCATTGTCTAATGCCCTTTATACGGCTATTTCTGCTTTTTCTAATAAAAATGGAGGTTCAATATTTGTAGGAATAAATAATAACAATCAAGCAGTTGGGATAAGTTTAGGTAAGAATACTTTGGAAAATTTAGCCAATAATATTCAGAGAAATACTGATCCTTCGATATTTCCTACAATTAAAGTCGTACAAGAGAAGGGTAAAAATATTATTATCATTAAAATCGAAGAAAATGAAGAAAAACCCGTATTTTTTAGGGATAAATCATTTATTAGAGTTGGAAAAACTAATCAAAGACTTTCTTCATCAGAAATTAGAAGAATGGTTCCAGATGGTCATAGTGGAGTATATTGGGATGAAAAAATTTGTGAAAATGCCCTAATAGAAGATATTGATATAGAAAAACTCAAATGGTTTTTAAAGGAAAGCAATAACGAAAGAAATCGAGATTTAGATCCTGAATTACCTATTAAAGAAGTTTTAAACAAATTAGATTTAATTAAAGATAATAAACTTACTAATGCTGCTATTTTACTTTTTGGTAAAGATCCTCAAAGATTTTTTAGACAAGCCGAAGTACAATGTGCTAGATTTAAAGGTACAAATCCCATTGATTTTGCGGATAGAAAAGTTTTTAGTGGAAATATTATTGATCAAAGAGATAAAGCCACGGATTTTGTGAAGGATCATATAAAACTCGAAACGACTATAATTGGAACTGAAAGGATTGATAAATGGGAATATCCAATTGAAGCTATTAGGGAAGCTATTACTAATTGCATATGCCACAGGGACTATAAATTAAATTCCAATATTCAAGTTAGGATTTTCAATGATCGAATAGGAATTTGGGGATGTGGACCACTTCCAGATCATCTGACAATTAAAGAAATAGAAAAACCTCACAATTCCCATCCTAGAAATCCTTTAATTGCAAAACGATTTTTTGATATAAAATTCATAGAACATTGGGGAACAGGAATAGAACGAATAATACAAAGTTGTTTAGACGCAGGACTTCCAAAACCTCTTTTTGAGATTAAATCCGGAGATTTTGTCGTAACACTTAAAAAATACAAAATAACAGACGAAATATTAAAAGAATTAAACAGAAGACAAAAAAAAGCTATAGATTATTTACTCGAAAAAGGTAGCATAACGAACAAAGAATATAGAACCATAAACCCTGAAATTAGTCGACGTACAGCATTGAATGACTTAAGAAAAATGGTTGACAAAAAACTTATTAGTTTAGAAGGATCCGGATCCTCCTCATATTATATTTTGGTTTATTAA
- a CDS encoding DUF308 domain-containing protein — MQKMGIAIILIILGLIVLAFPVLGVVPAAVITGFLVLLFGLGMLFGGLFEISESIILGILEILLGIIALILGIGFIFNPALFAFLAGLIIYIVGIFFVIAGIIGVITKAGNSRWNGVVSIIIGLLYIIVGSIVTNPIYLGILIGLWLLIMGIIMLFQND, encoded by the coding sequence ATGCAAAAAATGGGCATTGCAATAATTCTTATTATTCTTGGTCTAATTGTTTTGGCATTTCCTGTTTTAGGAGTTGTACCTGCAGCTGTAATCACAGGATTTTTAGTCCTTCTTTTTGGTCTAGGGATGCTATTTGGAGGATTATTTGAAATTAGTGAGAGTATAATTCTAGGAATTCTAGAGATACTTCTGGGTATAATAGCATTGATTCTTGGAATAGGCTTTATCTTCAACCCTGCTCTTTTTGCTTTCTTAGCAGGATTAATTATATACATTGTAGGTATATTCTTTGTGATAGCTGGTATAATCGGTGTAATCACAAAGGCGGGAAATAGTAGATGGAATGGTGTAGTATCAATTATTATTGGTTTATTGTACATAATCGTAGGATCAATAGTAACCAACCCAATCTATTTAGGAATATTAATTGGTCTGTGGCTGTTAATCATGGGAATAATAATGTTATTCCAAAATGATTAA
- a CDS encoding sodium:solute symporter family protein translates to MDLFILSIVVLIYLLMIFYVGFVAWKRTKSSEDYMVAGRNTHPYIMALSYGATFISTAAIVGFGGTAGVYGMGLLWLTFLNILVGIFIAFVFFGKRTRKMGHNLSALTFPEFLSKRFNSRFIQYFSGLVIFLAMPLYAGVVLIGMARFVETTLGLNYNIALITMAVIVAVYVVFGGIRGVMYTDALQGTIMFFGMAFLLVSTYWLLGGVVHANELLSGMSAMVPAAASSTGSTGWTTMPTLGSPFWWTLVSTLILGVGIGVLSQPQLVVRFMTVKSNKELNRAVLIGGVFIALMTGTAFIVGALSNVYFMQHSGQLAVQAAGGNADKIIPLFISTAMPLWFAYLFMITLLSAAMSTLSAQFHVQGTALGRDIYETLSNKVGGSSVMVARAGIVVAVFIAVILGFILPANIIAVGTAMWFSLTAVAFLAMYVCALFWKRTTKEGAIAGLVVGTLYTAISYLFINQKAAAALGVSKALTGKVILITTMPWPTVDPLVIGVPLAFILTIVVSLLTKPPSKEILDKAFKDVG, encoded by the coding sequence ATGGATTTGTTCATACTCAGTATAGTAGTTTTAATTTATCTCCTCATGATCTTCTATGTTGGTTTTGTTGCATGGAAACGAACCAAAAGTTCTGAGGATTACATGGTTGCAGGTAGGAATACTCATCCTTATATTATGGCATTAAGTTATGGTGCTACTTTCATAAGTACCGCTGCAATTGTTGGTTTTGGGGGAACAGCAGGTGTTTATGGTATGGGTCTTTTATGGCTCACATTTTTGAACATTCTAGTTGGAATTTTTATTGCATTTGTATTCTTTGGGAAAAGAACCCGAAAAATGGGGCACAATTTAAGTGCATTAACATTCCCGGAATTTTTATCTAAGAGATTTAATAGTCGTTTTATACAATATTTCAGTGGGTTGGTTATATTCCTTGCAATGCCCCTTTATGCAGGGGTGGTTTTAATAGGTATGGCCAGATTTGTTGAAACAACATTGGGTCTTAACTACAATATAGCACTGATTACAATGGCAGTGATAGTTGCTGTTTATGTTGTTTTCGGAGGAATAAGGGGTGTTATGTATACTGACGCCCTTCAAGGAACCATAATGTTCTTTGGAATGGCATTCCTTTTAGTATCAACTTACTGGCTTCTTGGTGGGGTTGTTCATGCCAATGAATTACTTTCTGGAATGTCTGCAATGGTACCAGCCGCAGCATCAAGTACAGGGTCTACAGGATGGACAACGATGCCAACACTTGGCAGTCCCTTCTGGTGGACGCTTGTTAGTACGCTGATATTGGGAGTGGGAATAGGAGTTTTATCTCAACCACAACTTGTTGTAAGATTCATGACAGTAAAATCCAACAAAGAACTTAACAGAGCTGTTTTAATTGGTGGAGTTTTCATAGCCCTGATGACTGGAACAGCATTCATTGTGGGTGCTTTATCAAATGTTTACTTTATGCAACATTCTGGACAGCTAGCTGTTCAAGCAGCAGGAGGTAACGCTGATAAAATAATACCTCTCTTTATATCAACTGCTATGCCTCTGTGGTTTGCATATCTGTTCATGATAACACTACTGTCAGCAGCAATGTCAACATTAAGCGCACAGTTCCATGTTCAGGGAACAGCTCTTGGAAGAGACATATATGAAACGTTGTCAAATAAAGTAGGTGGATCCTCTGTGATGGTTGCTAGAGCAGGTATTGTTGTTGCTGTTTTCATAGCAGTTATACTCGGTTTTATACTCCCAGCAAACATCATTGCCGTAGGTACTGCTATGTGGTTCAGTTTGACAGCGGTTGCTTTCCTTGCCATGTACGTTTGTGCATTATTCTGGAAACGTACAACCAAGGAAGGTGCAATTGCGGGACTTGTTGTTGGAACACTATACACAGCTATCTCATATCTGTTTATAAACCAGAAAGCAGCAGCAGCCCTTGGAGTAAGCAAAGCTTTGACAGGTAAAGTGATTCTAATAACAACTATGCCTTGGCCAACAGTAGATCCTTTGGTTATTGGTGTTCCTCTAGCATTTATATTAACAATAGTTGTTAGTTTACTCACTAAACCGCCAAGTAAGGAAATACTAGACAAAGCATTTAAAGATGTGGGATAA
- the pyrE gene encoding orotate phosphoribosyltransferase, protein MENTKNQLIKLLKDNHVVKYGKFTLSSGKESNYYVDMKRAITDPIILTKVAEIISEKLDTNDVDKIAGPALGAIPIVTAVSILSSIPMLMIRKEKKGYGTSELIEGDLQEGDKVIVLEDVTTTGGSLIKAVKAVSENGGLVKKAFVIVDRDEGAIDNLKKEGIELEPLVSVNDFF, encoded by the coding sequence ATGGAAAACACTAAAAATCAACTCATAAAACTTCTGAAAGATAACCATGTAGTGAAATATGGAAAGTTCACCCTATCTTCCGGTAAAGAAAGCAACTATTATGTTGACATGAAAAGAGCCATAACAGACCCTATAATCCTTACAAAGGTAGCTGAAATAATATCTGAAAAATTAGATACCAACGATGTGGATAAAATAGCAGGGCCTGCACTTGGGGCTATTCCAATAGTTACTGCTGTTTCTATTTTGTCTTCAATACCCATGCTGATGATAAGAAAGGAAAAAAAAGGTTATGGGACTTCAGAACTAATAGAAGGAGACCTTCAAGAGGGTGATAAAGTTATTGTTCTTGAAGATGTTACAACTACAGGGGGTTCCCTTATTAAAGCTGTTAAGGCAGTATCAGAAAACGGAGGATTGGTTAAAAAAGCATTTGTAATTGTTGATAGAGATGAAGGTGCCATTGATAATTTAAAAAAGGAAGGAATTGAATTAGAACCTTTAGTTTCAGTAAATGATTTCTTTTAG
- a CDS encoding methanogenesis marker 6 protein has product MSQEESSKVTRMIILGPAANISQTELVRKLHMMEIPLTIKSTCYGAIINGDESNVNKAVEEIRKLDYCNIFTKDRGFPPGDPRRCRAKRGGAREGFHQLEKEFELLGYVSEALEHPKKVSLKKPGKISVDTFKKIAEESEK; this is encoded by the coding sequence ATGTCGCAAGAAGAAAGCTCTAAAGTTACCCGTATGATTATTTTAGGACCTGCTGCAAATATAAGTCAAACAGAACTTGTAAGAAAGCTTCATATGATGGAAATTCCACTCACAATTAAATCAACATGTTATGGTGCAATTATTAATGGTGATGAATCTAATGTTAACAAGGCTGTTGAGGAAATTCGGAAACTTGACTATTGTAATATATTCACCAAAGACAGAGGATTTCCACCGGGAGATCCAAGAAGATGCAGGGCAAAAAGGGGCGGTGCAAGGGAAGGATTTCACCAGCTTGAAAAGGAGTTTGAACTACTGGGCTATGTAAGTGAAGCCCTTGAACATCCTAAAAAAGTTAGTCTTAAAAAACCAGGGAAGATATCGGTTGATACATTTAAAAAAATTGCGGAGGAGAGTGAAAAATGA
- a CDS encoding methanogenesis marker 2 protein, with protein sequence MDLDILINSLRNYDGITRKNFIRGATQILDETYNIGGRTALGFGDDASALDIGNDTLLLMAADGMWGRLIEGDPRWAGYCSVLVNVNDIAAMGGVPMGMTNVISVNKEDICNEIMLGIKEGVEKFGIPMVGGHIHPDTPYTALDVSITGIVGKDDVITSCGAKIGDSVIIGMDLDGRQHPKFPLNWDTTSHKTPELVQSQITVMNSIAKKHLLTAGKDISNPGILGTLGMLLEASGVGAIVELEKIPRNKKVSWDEWLKVYPGSGFVLTSKEENVKECIEMLQEVNITSQVAGIITEDKKLNLRHDNQEKVVFDFNHDIIMGIKEERS encoded by the coding sequence TTGGATTTAGACATTCTTATTAATTCTTTAAGAAATTATGATGGAATTACCCGGAAAAATTTTATAAGAGGAGCTACTCAGATACTTGATGAAACATACAATATTGGAGGTAGAACCGCTCTAGGATTTGGTGATGATGCTTCAGCATTAGATATTGGAAATGATACTTTATTACTCATGGCTGCTGATGGAATGTGGGGAAGGCTTATAGAGGGTGATCCACGTTGGGCAGGATACTGTTCTGTTTTAGTCAATGTCAATGACATTGCAGCGATGGGTGGTGTACCAATGGGAATGACCAATGTGATTTCAGTAAACAAAGAAGATATTTGCAATGAAATAATGTTGGGAATTAAAGAGGGTGTTGAAAAATTTGGAATTCCAATGGTAGGTGGACATATTCATCCAGACACACCATACACAGCTCTTGATGTTTCAATAACTGGAATAGTAGGTAAAGATGATGTAATTACCAGTTGTGGGGCAAAGATAGGTGACAGTGTTATTATTGGAATGGATCTAGATGGTCGACAGCATCCTAAATTTCCATTGAATTGGGATACTACATCACACAAGACACCCGAACTGGTCCAGTCACAGATCACAGTTATGAACAGTATTGCAAAAAAACATCTTTTAACAGCAGGTAAGGATATTAGTAATCCTGGAATACTTGGAACCCTTGGAATGCTTTTAGAAGCCTCTGGAGTTGGAGCAATAGTTGAACTCGAAAAAATCCCTAGAAACAAAAAAGTAAGCTGGGATGAATGGTTAAAAGTTTATCCGGGATCTGGGTTTGTGCTAACTTCAAAGGAAGAAAATGTTAAAGAATGCATTGAAATGTTACAGGAAGTTAACATCACCTCTCAAGTTGCAGGTATAATAACAGAAGATAAAAAGCTTAACTTGAGACATGATAATCAAGAAAAAGTTGTTTTTGATTTTAACCATGATATAATTATGGGTATTAAAGAAGAGAGATCTTAA